The stretch of DNA gtgtgtaggaATTAACGGCAGCATGGACTTGAGGGACGGCGTCGACGCCTCCGGGAGGAAGGGCAAGGTTGGTTAATACATCTAAACCACGACgtcgttttatatatttttgtatgttaCTTGGTGAATCCTCTTTAACGGATGTCGTTTGAACGCAGGGTTACGGTGTTTACAAATACGTCGACAAGTATGGAGCTAACGTCGATGGATACAGGTGAATAATAATCTCCCATACAACACTTTTAGATAAGAACCATGGAATAACTTTGTAGTAGTagtaagatgatgatgattttaaattttgggtTGCAGTCCTATTTACAACGAGAACGAGTGGTCAGCGAGTGGTGACGTGTACAAGGGAGGAGTCACCGGATTGGCAATTTGGGCTGTTACTCTCGCCGGTATCCTCGCCGGAGGAGCTCTTCTTGTGTACAACACCAGTGCTTTGGCTCAGTAAAATCTTAAGTTGTTGTTAGCGGCATGTGTACTCATGTTCTATAAATGTTTCTGtgttgtcttctcttctcttaaatGTTGTAAAACTCAGAAATacttttgaatttataaaagacttctagtgtttatatatatattcatcttcCTGTGATTCCCATCCTCCAattttcgaagattttgttgCACAAGAATGATCTTCGATTCAACATATATATTGGTACAGAACCATTTGGTGTCATCATGAAACAAGAGATGAACATGATTTGGAAGATCTTGGTCTAAAATGTATTAGATCCCTAAGTCTTGGCTAAGTCATTGGAAATCGTCAAgcgagtcttcttcttcttcatgatgcGAAGCCGGGGAAGAGCTGCTCCTCACCAAAGGAGTTGATCGATGAACTTCTCCATCTAACATCAATAATCTCACTTTCTGCAACACCATTCCAAAAACAGATAGCATAAAGAGAACGAAATAATGCAAAAAGCTTACATTTCACATTTGTTACAAGGGAAGGAATTTGCAATCTTCGGAGATTGGTTAAGATTAAGAATAGAGGAAGCAAACCTTCTCAATTTCTTCTTGAAGAGAAGGGTTTTCCCTTAAGTGTTGCAGTGCTTTCTCTCTTCCTTGCCCGAGCCTGAAACAATGACCccaaacacaaaaccatatCGAATACACTCTATCGACTTCTGTCACATAATCAAAAGTCTTAAAAGGATTTCAGAGTTGTCCCTGTAGAATACAAACCTTTGGTCTTCATAGCTGTACCAAGAACCTTTCTTCACCACAACCTCCATTATTTCAGCACAATCAAGAACGCATCCCTACAATTTaggttttagttaaaaaaacataatcaacaacaatgattaTTCGTTGTCAGAGACTGGTCATCCACAGACGCATACCAGTTTACTGACTCCTTCCCCAAACATAATCTCAAACTCTGCTTGCCTATACGGCCTTGACACCTGCAAAATAGTCAATGAATAGGCACAAAATCACTTTAATGTCTAAAATAAGTTGACATGCACTAAGGACATGTTTAGCCTTAATACGAACCTTGCTTTTCTGCACTCTTACACGAGCTCGAAGACCAATATCTTCATCCCCTTTGCTCTTTGAATTAGAAATGAGTTTAGTTCAAAATGACATAGAAATACAATGCAAAGTTAATAGAACAATTATGCTTACAGATTTGATCTTCCCAGCAGAACGAATTTCTAGCCGGACTGATGCAAAGAACTTCAACGCAATGCCTCCACTTGTCACCTCCGGATTCCCATAGTACACGCCAATCTTAATAGCATAAGAGATTAGCACTGTTAGCTCGAGAACACAACATGCTTATACATGAAATCAATTTCATCAAAATGGATAACATAAAGGGTGAGTGGGTTAGTCATAATTTTCACCTTGTATCTTATTTGGTTTAGGAAAATAAGCGTACAACCAGCTTTAGAGGCGTTTCCTGACATTTTACGAAGAGCTTGACTCATAAGACGAGCTTGCAAACCCATTTGCTGCATTCCAATCTCACCCTAAGTACGGAACAGGGGAGGAAACAAATTAACCTCAGGGAATTTCAAACAATAAAGAAAGTAGATGTTCGAAAGAGATGATATCATACTTCAATCTCAGCTCGTGGAGTAAGTGCTGAAACAGAATCAACACAAATAAGGTCAACCGCACCTGAGCGACACATACGGTCTGCAGCTGTgagattaataataataataagaacatATTAGTTTCGCAAATACATACTTTACATGGCAATTACTAAAACGATACGAGAATTTAGAATGTTTTACTTTCTAAAGCCATTTCGCCATTGTCTGGCTGGCACACTATCAAGTTCTCTACATCAACACCTAATGCTTTAGAGTACGTTGGATCAAAGGCATGCTCTGCATCCACAAGCATTGCATTGCCTCCAAGCTTCTGCACAATTAGCAAATAATGTTTAAGCGACATACTTTCTGGTATAAAAATCGAATTGTCTGGTCGGAGTATAAACCTGCACTTCAGCAATAGCATGGAGTGCTAGCGTGGTCTTGCCACTACTTTCTGGTCCATATATCTGCAGTATCAAATTTCAAATAGAGGAAAAACTGAGACCAGCGTCACACATTCTATTATCAGAACTCTGCAACATATCTCTAAGCAAGATCAATACCTCAACTACACGACCCTTCGGCAGGCCTCCACCTAAGGCAAGATCAAGAGTTAATATACCACTCGGAAAAGTTTCCCTGCAATACAGCAAGCAGACCAACATTACACAATCATCTTATATTTTCGTAAAGTCAAAAAAATCACATGGTGTAATTAAGATGTCTAGTGCCATGATATTGGACTCGTTCCATCACAACACTCTTGAGTAGAGGAAAGTAACACAATAAGTAAGAGAATCTCACACTAGTGCTCCACCAGCACTCCCCAATCTTGTAACACTTCCTTTACCAAATGAGCTGTTGATGTCATTCATAGCTGCCTCTAACGCCTTTTGCTGTAAACAAGCCACGAAAAACGAAAGTGAGTGAGACAAAGAACTCAAACAAGATAGGACCccagaacaagaaaaatatgtatgagagcaaaaagaagagaagacgcaGAGCAATGTAACCCCAAAAGAAGCGCAAGAAACAGCTACATGATAGATGAAACTAATCAAAAATCTTTCTTTTAACCCATAAACAAGCGAAGAAGATACTAACTATAAGACACAGTCTCCGAGCCACTGTAGCAAATTGAGAATTCCAGCTCAAAATGAATTACAAGTCTAATACATAGTATAACCAAAGCCAATCCCATGAATTAATGGAGATCCAGATATGCTTAGGTTCAGTTATGGGAGACGTATTGTTGTTAAgagtaaatcaaataaagaaaaagagagagagggagaaagatGAAATTACACGGTCGAGGAAGCGGGAATCGGCGTCGGGAGATAAAGCGCCGTTGATTCTATCATCGAATTCAGAACTGACGTTTTGGTTGAGTTTCCTCGCGGCGTTGACGGTGACCTGAGAATAGAGGCGGCGGGAGTAGGAAGAAGAGAGACGGAGCGGCGGCGAATACGAACATGGCGTGAATGGGTGGAGCGGAGTAAGAGGAGTGAGGCAAGGATTTAGCTTCAGAGACAATTCTAGGCATGATTCCatttttctgggtttaagcAAAAGAATCGAAAAGAcgagtcgaagaagaagaacctcaTATGTGGTATTTTcgaattttaaattaaataattaatttaacatattttttttttcttaactttattattgtaataaatctgaaagaataaaaaatatattccatCCATATCTAAAATATGCTGAGAGTATGTATCAAATCACAAAGGATTCAATTTTACTAAGAAGAAAATACGAGTTTGGCTCTTCAATTCTTAAGCTTCTGctgaaaacaaaaaggtctTGTTCTTGATAATTTTAGGAGACTAGGACAAAGCTGTTCATCTATCATTTCATTACTAGTTGTTTTGGCTCACCATAGCTGCAATATTGTACTCTCTTGTCATCATTTTTCCTGAAGCTCGATGATAATGCAAAATCAAAAGGGCATTGAAATTGGCTACACCAGAAGAGGAATGAATGAGAGACACATGAACTGGAATTGAGAAAGTGATGAAACAAACTATGTACCTTCATGTTATTCCCTTTAATCTTCATGTGgtttgcaacaacaacaacaaaaaacaactGTTGATGGGGNNNNNNNNNNNNNNNNNNNNNNNNNNNNNNNNNNNNNNNNNNNNNNNNNNNNNNNNNNNNNNNNNNNNNNNNNNNNNNNNNNNNNNNNNNNNNNNNNNNNNNNNNNNNNNNNNNNNNNNNNNNNNNNNNNNNNNNNNNNNNNNNNNNNNNNNNNNNNNNNNNNNNNNNNNNNNNNNNNNNNNNNNNNNNNNNNNNNNNNNNNNNNNNNNNNNNNNNNNNNNNNNNNNNNNNNNNNNNNNNNNNNNNNNNNNNNNNNNNNNNNNNNNNNNNNNNNNNNNNNNNNNNNNNNNNNNNNNNNNNNNNNNNNNNNNNNNNNNNNNNNNNNNNNNNNNNNNNNNNNNNNNNNNNNNNNNNNNNNNNNNNNNNNNNNNNNNNNNNNNNNNNNNNNNNNNNNNNNNNNNNNNNNNGGGGGGGGGGTCATGTGCAAATGATCATATCGGCAAGCAAAAGGACAGTGATCAAACTCAAATTTAGTCTACAGTCCATCCTAATATAGACACAACACCAGATATAGAGAGACAAACACTCTTACACACACACGCATTGCACCACTCAATAATCATACATGTATataatagagaaagagagagagcgaaaCACAGAAGCTAAGCTACCCCATAACTAGAAGAACATTAAAGACAGTGTAGTATGTCGTCTTTGAAATCAGAAAAGATCTTAAAGCTAcacaaatgaaaatgaatgatGGTATGGTAGTAGTAGATCATCAATACACTACAAAGACAGAAATCAGATACTAGCTAGTATCTCTCTTTGACGATCGTAGTAGATTAAGATAAATAAAGaaccctaaaacaaaagaagagaaagtagCTTGAGTTGTGATCTTTAATATCTCCGATGAAAGATATCTCAGATTTTTTCCGGCTTATCACCCCGTGGTATCTTATCCAAAATCTTGATCAAACAAACAGCTTATCGCTAGCTGTCTCAATGACCTCtaaaattttattgataatcaAAAGAACCCCTTGTATCACGTGAcctatgcatatatatatttattatttctcaCTTTTTCCAACCTCCAaaccttttttaattatttttgtactagtattttttttaaaaagttttgtatCCCCCAAAATTCATAAGATAGAAAACTTTTTGGAATATTCCAGAGAGAGATCAATTAAACAAAGACTATTTCAGATTAGATAAATTAAACTAACCTGTGGAATTAGCCGTTTGAGAATCATTTTGATCCGAGAGGCTCCGGCTCCAACAGAACAGTGCGAAATACCGTAAACAACCCggatagaagaagaagggtgAGATGCACGCGCCACCTGGGGGGTCGTTTTAAATAAACTGTTGGCTTGGCAAACCCCTCTCTCTCATCGTGGCCCCCTCtagttagtagtagtagtagtaagtCAGTCCTCCTCCCCCAAAAACAAACTCCACAACGCTCCAAACAAACCATTGTCACTCACTCTTCCATAAAcccccttctctctcttctcttcttctctctctggtTTTGGATCTGGCCGTGACGgcgataagtttttttttttttttNNNNNNNNNNNNNNNNNNNNNNNNNNNNNNNNNNNNNNNNNNNNNNNNNNNNNNNNNNNNNNNNNNNNNNNNNNNNNNNNNNNNNNNNNNNNNNNNNNNNNNNNNNNNNNNNNNNNNNNNNNNNNNNNNNNNNNNNNNNNNNNNNNNNNNNNNNNNNNNNNNNNNNNNNNNNNNNNNNNNNNNNNNNNNNNNNNNNNNNNNNNNNNNNNNNNNNNNNNNNNNNNNNNNNNNNNNNNNNNNNNNNNNNNNNNNNNNNNNNNNNNNNNNNNNNNNNNNNNNNNNNNNNNNNNNNNNNNNNNNNNNNNNNNNNNNNNNNNNNNNNNNNNNNNNNNNNNNNNNNNNNNNNNNNNNNNNNNNNNNNNNNNNNNNNNNNNNNNNNNATGAACGAGGGTGATGATGGCTTCGGCATGTGTAAACAATGTTAGTGTTTCTCAGGAGTTTCCTACTACTTACGGATGTTTCAATCCACGAGCTTCTTTCAGCCGCGAAGACTCTGGATCCGCCGCATCTGAcactcagaagaagaagcagattccGCCGGAGGATCAAGTAGCTGGCGATTTCGAGTTTAGGTTGGAGGAGGATCCTGTCGGAATGCTCCCCGCTGACGAGCTTTTCTCCGACGGTAAACTCCTCACGAAACAGCACCACCAGCAACAGACGACGGTTGAGATCGGCGGCAAATGCAGCAGGACGGAGATggatcataataataatatcatctccggtggtggtggcggcgaTAATTGCTCTTTTTCTCCAAAGGCACCACGGTGTTCGAGTAGGTGGAGAGACTTGTTAGGTCTCAAACGATTCTCTCACAACACCAGCAAAGCTCCGACGACTACGACTACTACGACGTCGAATCCGAGATCGTCTACTTCTTCCTTGAAGCAATTCTTGCATCGGAGCTCTAGATCGTCGTCTTCTTCcggatcctcttcttcttcttcttcagatgctTCGTTGCTCATGAGCCTTCCTCTTCTCAAAGATTCCGATTGCGAATCTCTCTCCTTATCCTCTTCTCGTAtgtctctctcctcctcctcctccggccACGACCACGAAGATCTCCCTAGACTCTCTCTCGATGCAGAGCGACATAATAATctcaaccacaaccacaacatcaCCGCGAATCCATTTGCTCCCGCTCGTAGCCTAAACCCAAACCCACCGAGAATGAGGTTAGTGAACCATTCATCAGCAGGAACCGGAGGAGGGAGAGTAGGACGCAGCCCAATGCGACGTtcaggtggaggaggaggagaaacaacaacaacatctcaCAGAGGAGTCTCTGTAGACAGTCCAAGACTAAACTCATCAGGTAAAAT from Camelina sativa cultivar DH55 chromosome 9, Cs, whole genome shotgun sequence encodes:
- the LOC104714191 gene encoding uncharacterized protein DDB_G0271670-like codes for the protein MMASACVNNVSVSQEFPTTYGCFNPRASFSREDSGSAASDTQKKKQIPPEDQVAGDFEFRLEEDPVGMLPADELFSDGKLLTKQHHQQQTTVEIGGKCSRTEMDHNNNIISGGGGGDNCSFSPKAPRCSSRWRDLLGLKRFSHNTSKAPTTTTTTTSNPRSSTSSLKQFLHRSSRSSSSSGSSSSSSSDASLLMSLPLLKDSDCESLSLSSSRMSLSSSSSGHDHEDLPRLSLDAERHNNLNHNHNITANPFAPARSLNPNPPRMRLVNHSSAGTGGGRVGRSPMRRSGGGGGETTTTSHRGVSVDSPRLNSSGKIVFQSLERSSSSPSSFNGGTSGYRHRGMERSYSSNVRVTPVLNVPVCSIRGGSVVFGQFFTNGNNNNNSNNRASLSHINKGRNSTDRI
- the LOC104714190 gene encoding photosystem II 10 kDa polypeptide, chloroplastic-like — translated: MAAASVMFSSVTLKPAGFTVEKTSARGLPSLTRARPSFKIVASGVKKIKTDKPFGINGSMDLRDGVDASGRKGKGYGVYKYVDKYGANVDGYSPIYNENEWSASGDVYKGGVTGLAIWAVTLAGILAGGALLVYNTSALAQ
- the LOC104714189 gene encoding DNA repair protein recA homolog 1, chloroplastic is translated as MESCLELSLKLNPCLTPLTPLHPFTPCSYSPPLRLSSSYSRRLYSQVTVNAARKLNQNVSSEFDDRINGALSPDADSRFLDRQKALEAAMNDINSSFGKGSVTRLGSAGGALVETFPSGILTLDLALGGGLPKGRVVEIYGPESSGKTTLALHAIAEVQKLGGNAMLVDAEHAFDPTYSKALGVDVENLIVCQPDNGEMALETADRMCRSGAVDLICVDSVSALTPRAEIEGEIGMQQMGLQARLMSQALRKMSGNASKAGCTLIFLNQIRYKIGVYYGNPEVTSGGIALKFFASVRLEIRSAGKIKSSKGDEDIGLRARVRVQKSKVSRPYRQAEFEIMFGEGVSKLGCVLDCAEIMEVVVKKGSWYSYEDQRLGQGREKALQHLRENPSLQEEIEKKVRLLMLDGEVHRSTPLVRSSSSPASHHEEEEDSLDDFQ